Proteins encoded by one window of Microcebus murinus isolate Inina chromosome 2, M.murinus_Inina_mat1.0, whole genome shotgun sequence:
- the ZSCAN20 gene encoding zinc finger and SCAN domain-containing protein 20 isoform X2: protein MAVALESQAQASPSPEPEEVLIVKLEEDSWGSESKSQEKGQESVSGPEASRQRFRQFQYRDAAGPHEAFSQLWALCCRWLRPEIRLKEQILELLVLEQFLTILPRDVQTWVQARHPESGEEAVALVEDWHREARAAGQRELDLYVEETKSLKAVQESQSFQLQPVDSWPEGQSQKQWVKSTCSGLPNHLNAKVAPQSLKESAVLAPRVPTLPKMGSVGDWEVTAESQDALGPGKHVEMEFCKDPPGDDCGNSVCLGVSVSKPSIISQREQGPEFLGISLKNSWKRNNADYSLENEQTKPAQALAWRDSRAWEEQYQWDVEDMKVSGVHWGYEETKTFLAILSESPFSEKLRTCHQNRQVYRAIAERLRARGFLRTLEQCRYRVKNLLRNYRKAKSSHPPGTCPFYEELEALVRARTAIRVTDSPGEAVALPRLGDSDAEMDEQEEGGWEPEETAEDCNGAGLVTDESAQGPRITGGPALLQSRIGVHWGYEETKAFLAILSESPFSEKLRTCHQNSQVYRAIAERLCAMGFLRTLEQCRYRFKNLLRSYRKAKSSHPPGTCPFYEELDSLMRARTVVRAMGTVREASGLPRCGQSSAEADDQEPWAEMADEDAVRPPTPCPKTPDTGFEVRPEDEDQISEQDIFEGLPGALSTCTTEAVCRPLDWEADSENENENENEGTQQWGNPPQEQWEECSSEEDLEKLIDHQGLYLAEKPYKCDACVKSFSRSSHFLAHQRIHTGERPYRCLECGRNFSDRSNLNTHQRIHTGEKPYRCLECGKGFSDHSNLVTHQRIHTGEKPYKCGECWKSFNQSSNLLKHQRIHLGESPDQCSEPGEDFGQSPSFSAHWKSSTKETSPEQPQSISKNLNSPGPHSTNSGEKLYECSECGRSFSKSSALISHQRIHTGEKPYECAECGKSFSKSSTLANHQRTHTGEKPYKCVDCGKCFSERSKLITHQRVHTGEKPYKCLECGKFFRDRSNLITHQRIHTGEKPYKCRECGKCFNQSSSLIIHQRIHTGEKPYKCAECGKNFNNSSHFSAHRRTHMGGKAS from the exons ATGGCGGTGGCCTTGGAATCCCAGGCCCAGGCCTCTCCCTCACCAGAGCCTGAAGAAGTCCTCATTGTGAAACTGGAAGAGGACTCATGGGGATCAGAATCCAAATCCCAGGAGAAGGGCCAGGAGTCTGTCTCTGGCCCCGAGGCCTCCCGCCAGCGCTTCAGGCAGTTCCAGTACAGGGATGCAGCTGGACCCCACGAGGCCTTCAGCCAGCTCTGGGCTCTCTGCTGTCGTTGGCTGAGGCCAGAGATCCGCCTCAAAGAGCAGATCCTGGAGCTGCTGGTGCTAGAGCAATTCCTGACTATCTTACCCAGGGACGTCCAGACCTGGGTGCAGGCGCGCCACCCTGAGAGTGGTGAGGAGGCGGTGGCCCTGGTGGAGGATTGGCACCGGGAGGCGCGGGCTGCAGGACAGCGG GAACTGGACTTGTATGTAGAAGAGACCAAGTCCTTAAAGGCAGTGCAAGAATCTCAGAGCTTCCAGCTGCAGCCAGTGGATTCCTGGCCTGAGGGACAGTCCCAGAAGCAGTGGGTGAAGAGTACATGCTCTGGCCTTCCTAATCATCTAAATGCCAAGGTGGCACCACAGTCCTTAAAAGAAAGTG ctGTCCTTGCTCCCCGAGTCCCTACTCTCCCAAAGATGGGGAGCGTTGGAGATTGGGAGGTGACAGCCGAGTCCCAG GATGCTCTTGGCCCTGGCAAGCACGTTGAGATGGAGTTCTGCAAGGACCCCCCAGGAGACGACTGTGGGAACAGCGTGTGCTTGG GAGTTTCAGTTTCAAAACCAAGTATTATCTCCCAGAGAGAGCAAGGACCAGAATTTTTGGGTATAAGTCTTAAAAATTCTTGGAAAAGGAACAATGCAGATTACAGCCTGGAAAATGAGCAAACAAAACCAGCTCAGGCACTGGCCTGGAGGGACTCAAGGGCCTGGGAAGAGCAGTACCAATGGGACGTGGAGGACATGAAGGTGTCAGGTGTTCACTGGGGCTACGAGGAGACCAAGACTTTCCTGGCAATTTTGAGTGAGTCTCCTTTCTCCGAAAAGCTCCGTACTTGTCACCAGAACCGCCAGGTGTACCGGGCCATTGCAGAGCGGCTAAGGGCAAGGGGCTTCCTGCGGACACTGGAGCAGTGTCGCTACAGGGTCAAAAACCTCCTGCGGAATTACCGGAAAGCCAAGAGCAGCCACCCACCAGGGACCTGTCCCTTCTATGAGGAGCTAGAAGCCCTGGTGAGGGCTCGGACGGCCATCAGAGTCACAGACAGCCCAGGAGAGGCCGTGGCACTCCCCAGGCTGGGGGATAGTGACGCAGAGATGGatgagcaggaggaagggggctgggagCCCGAGGAAACAGCAGAAGACTGCAATGGTGCTGGCCTGGTCACTGATGAGTCCGCCCAGGGGCCCAGGATTACAGGAGGCCCAGCTCTGCTCCAGAGTCGTATTG GTGTGCACTGGGGCTACGAGGAGACCAAGGCCTTCCTGGCGATTCTCAGTGAGTCCCCGTTCTCTGAAAAGCTTCGCACCTGTCACCAGAACAGCCAGGTGTACCGGGCCATTGCAGAGCGTCTGTGTGCCATGGGCTTCCTGCGGACCCTGGAGCAGTGTCGCTACAGATTCAAAAACCTCCTTCGAAGCTACCGGAAAGCCAAGAGCAGCCACCCGCCAGGGACGTGCCCCTTCTATGAGGAGCTGGACTCGCTGATGAGGGCTCGGACCGTGGTCAGGGCCATGGGGACTGTCAGGGAGGCCTCAGGTCTCCCGCGGTGTGGGCAGAGCAGTGCTGAGGCTGATGACCAGGAACCCTGGGCTGAGATGGCAGATGAAGATGCCGTCAGACCTCCAACCCCATGTCCTAAAACCCCAGACACAG GTTTTGAGGTGAGACCTGAGGATGAAGACCAGATTTCAGAGCAGGACATTTTTGAGGGTTTGCCTGGAGCCCTGTCCACATGCACTACAGAGGCTGTCTGCCGGCCTCTTGACTGGGAGGCAgacagtgaaaatgaaaatgaaaatgaaaatgaaggcaCACAGCAGTGGGGAAACCCCCCACAGGAGCAGTGGGAGGAATGTTCTTCTGAAGAGGACTTAGAAAAGCTCATCGACCATCAAGGCCTGTACCTTGCggagaaaccctacaagtgtgaTGCATGTGTGAAGAGCTTCAGTCGGAGTTCCCACTTCCTCGCTCACCAGCGGATCCACACGGGTGAGAGGCCCTACAGATGCCTTGAATGTGGCAGGAACTTCAGCGACCGCTCCAACCTCAATACCCACcagagaatccacactggagagaagccctacagaTGCCTCGAATGTGGGAAAGGCTTTAGTGACCACTCCAATCTCGTCACCCACCAGAGAATCCACACAGGGGAAAAGCCCTATAAATGTGGGGAATGTTGGAAAAGCTTCAACCAGAGCTCAAACCTTCTGAAACATCAGAGAATCCACTTGGGAGAAAGTCCTGACCAGTGTAGTGAGCCTGGAGAAGACTTTGGCCAAAGCCCATCTTTTAGTGCTCACTGGAAGAGTTCTACAAAGGAGACATCTCCTGAACAACCTCAGAGTATCAGTAAGAACTTGAATTCTCCTGGCCCACACAGCACCAACTCAGGGGAGAAACTCTATGAGTGTTCTGAGTGTGGAAGAAGCTTCTCTAAAAGCTCTGCCCTCATCAGTCACCAAAGAATCCATACAGGGGAGAAACCATATGAATGTGCCGAATGTGGGAAAAGCTTCAGTAAGAGCTCCACCCTGGCCAACCACCAGCGAACCCATACGGGGGAGAAGCCGTACAAGTGCGTGGACTGTGGGAAGTGCTTCAGCGAGCGCTCCAAGCTCATCACACACCAGAGAGTGCACACGGgggagaagccctacaaatgccTCGAGTGTGGAAAATTCTTCCGTGACCGTTCTAACCTCATTACTCACCAGAGGATTCACACGGGAGAGAAGCCGTACAAGTGCAGAGAGTGTGGGAAGTGCTTTAACCAGAGCTCCAGTCTTATTATTCACCAGAGAATCCACACTGGggagaaaccctacaagtgtgCGGAGTGCGGCAAAAACTTCAACAACAGCTCCCACTTTAGCGCCCACCGGCGAACCCACATGGGAGGGAAAGCATCGTAG
- the ZSCAN20 gene encoding zinc finger and SCAN domain-containing protein 20 isoform X1 codes for MAVALESQAQASPSPEPEEVLIVKLEEDSWGSESKSQEKGQESVSGPEASRQRFRQFQYRDAAGPHEAFSQLWALCCRWLRPEIRLKEQILELLVLEQFLTILPRDVQTWVQARHPESGEEAVALVEDWHREARAAGQRELDLYVEETKSLKAVQESQSFQLQPVDSWPEGQSQKQWVKSTCSGLPNHLNAKVAPQSLKESAVLAPRVPTLPKMGSVGDWEVTAESQDALGPGKHVEMEFCKDPPGDDCGNSVCLGVSVSKPSIISQREQGPEFLGISLKNSWKRNNADYSLENEQTKPAQALAWRDSRAWEEQYQWDVEDMKVSGVHWGYEETKTFLAILSESPFSEKLRTCHQNRQVYRAIAERLRARGFLRTLEQCRYRVKNLLRNYRKAKSSHPPGTCPFYEELEALVRARTAIRVTDSPGEAVALPRLGDSDAEMDEQEEGGWEPEETAEDCNGAGLVTDESAQGPRITGGPALLQSRIAGVHWGYEETKAFLAILSESPFSEKLRTCHQNSQVYRAIAERLCAMGFLRTLEQCRYRFKNLLRSYRKAKSSHPPGTCPFYEELDSLMRARTVVRAMGTVREASGLPRCGQSSAEADDQEPWAEMADEDAVRPPTPCPKTPDTGFEVRPEDEDQISEQDIFEGLPGALSTCTTEAVCRPLDWEADSENENENENEGTQQWGNPPQEQWEECSSEEDLEKLIDHQGLYLAEKPYKCDACVKSFSRSSHFLAHQRIHTGERPYRCLECGRNFSDRSNLNTHQRIHTGEKPYRCLECGKGFSDHSNLVTHQRIHTGEKPYKCGECWKSFNQSSNLLKHQRIHLGESPDQCSEPGEDFGQSPSFSAHWKSSTKETSPEQPQSISKNLNSPGPHSTNSGEKLYECSECGRSFSKSSALISHQRIHTGEKPYECAECGKSFSKSSTLANHQRTHTGEKPYKCVDCGKCFSERSKLITHQRVHTGEKPYKCLECGKFFRDRSNLITHQRIHTGEKPYKCRECGKCFNQSSSLIIHQRIHTGEKPYKCAECGKNFNNSSHFSAHRRTHMGGKAS; via the exons ATGGCGGTGGCCTTGGAATCCCAGGCCCAGGCCTCTCCCTCACCAGAGCCTGAAGAAGTCCTCATTGTGAAACTGGAAGAGGACTCATGGGGATCAGAATCCAAATCCCAGGAGAAGGGCCAGGAGTCTGTCTCTGGCCCCGAGGCCTCCCGCCAGCGCTTCAGGCAGTTCCAGTACAGGGATGCAGCTGGACCCCACGAGGCCTTCAGCCAGCTCTGGGCTCTCTGCTGTCGTTGGCTGAGGCCAGAGATCCGCCTCAAAGAGCAGATCCTGGAGCTGCTGGTGCTAGAGCAATTCCTGACTATCTTACCCAGGGACGTCCAGACCTGGGTGCAGGCGCGCCACCCTGAGAGTGGTGAGGAGGCGGTGGCCCTGGTGGAGGATTGGCACCGGGAGGCGCGGGCTGCAGGACAGCGG GAACTGGACTTGTATGTAGAAGAGACCAAGTCCTTAAAGGCAGTGCAAGAATCTCAGAGCTTCCAGCTGCAGCCAGTGGATTCCTGGCCTGAGGGACAGTCCCAGAAGCAGTGGGTGAAGAGTACATGCTCTGGCCTTCCTAATCATCTAAATGCCAAGGTGGCACCACAGTCCTTAAAAGAAAGTG ctGTCCTTGCTCCCCGAGTCCCTACTCTCCCAAAGATGGGGAGCGTTGGAGATTGGGAGGTGACAGCCGAGTCCCAG GATGCTCTTGGCCCTGGCAAGCACGTTGAGATGGAGTTCTGCAAGGACCCCCCAGGAGACGACTGTGGGAACAGCGTGTGCTTGG GAGTTTCAGTTTCAAAACCAAGTATTATCTCCCAGAGAGAGCAAGGACCAGAATTTTTGGGTATAAGTCTTAAAAATTCTTGGAAAAGGAACAATGCAGATTACAGCCTGGAAAATGAGCAAACAAAACCAGCTCAGGCACTGGCCTGGAGGGACTCAAGGGCCTGGGAAGAGCAGTACCAATGGGACGTGGAGGACATGAAGGTGTCAGGTGTTCACTGGGGCTACGAGGAGACCAAGACTTTCCTGGCAATTTTGAGTGAGTCTCCTTTCTCCGAAAAGCTCCGTACTTGTCACCAGAACCGCCAGGTGTACCGGGCCATTGCAGAGCGGCTAAGGGCAAGGGGCTTCCTGCGGACACTGGAGCAGTGTCGCTACAGGGTCAAAAACCTCCTGCGGAATTACCGGAAAGCCAAGAGCAGCCACCCACCAGGGACCTGTCCCTTCTATGAGGAGCTAGAAGCCCTGGTGAGGGCTCGGACGGCCATCAGAGTCACAGACAGCCCAGGAGAGGCCGTGGCACTCCCCAGGCTGGGGGATAGTGACGCAGAGATGGatgagcaggaggaagggggctgggagCCCGAGGAAACAGCAGAAGACTGCAATGGTGCTGGCCTGGTCACTGATGAGTCCGCCCAGGGGCCCAGGATTACAGGAGGCCCAGCTCTGCTCCAGAGTCGTATTG CAGGTGTGCACTGGGGCTACGAGGAGACCAAGGCCTTCCTGGCGATTCTCAGTGAGTCCCCGTTCTCTGAAAAGCTTCGCACCTGTCACCAGAACAGCCAGGTGTACCGGGCCATTGCAGAGCGTCTGTGTGCCATGGGCTTCCTGCGGACCCTGGAGCAGTGTCGCTACAGATTCAAAAACCTCCTTCGAAGCTACCGGAAAGCCAAGAGCAGCCACCCGCCAGGGACGTGCCCCTTCTATGAGGAGCTGGACTCGCTGATGAGGGCTCGGACCGTGGTCAGGGCCATGGGGACTGTCAGGGAGGCCTCAGGTCTCCCGCGGTGTGGGCAGAGCAGTGCTGAGGCTGATGACCAGGAACCCTGGGCTGAGATGGCAGATGAAGATGCCGTCAGACCTCCAACCCCATGTCCTAAAACCCCAGACACAG GTTTTGAGGTGAGACCTGAGGATGAAGACCAGATTTCAGAGCAGGACATTTTTGAGGGTTTGCCTGGAGCCCTGTCCACATGCACTACAGAGGCTGTCTGCCGGCCTCTTGACTGGGAGGCAgacagtgaaaatgaaaatgaaaatgaaaatgaaggcaCACAGCAGTGGGGAAACCCCCCACAGGAGCAGTGGGAGGAATGTTCTTCTGAAGAGGACTTAGAAAAGCTCATCGACCATCAAGGCCTGTACCTTGCggagaaaccctacaagtgtgaTGCATGTGTGAAGAGCTTCAGTCGGAGTTCCCACTTCCTCGCTCACCAGCGGATCCACACGGGTGAGAGGCCCTACAGATGCCTTGAATGTGGCAGGAACTTCAGCGACCGCTCCAACCTCAATACCCACcagagaatccacactggagagaagccctacagaTGCCTCGAATGTGGGAAAGGCTTTAGTGACCACTCCAATCTCGTCACCCACCAGAGAATCCACACAGGGGAAAAGCCCTATAAATGTGGGGAATGTTGGAAAAGCTTCAACCAGAGCTCAAACCTTCTGAAACATCAGAGAATCCACTTGGGAGAAAGTCCTGACCAGTGTAGTGAGCCTGGAGAAGACTTTGGCCAAAGCCCATCTTTTAGTGCTCACTGGAAGAGTTCTACAAAGGAGACATCTCCTGAACAACCTCAGAGTATCAGTAAGAACTTGAATTCTCCTGGCCCACACAGCACCAACTCAGGGGAGAAACTCTATGAGTGTTCTGAGTGTGGAAGAAGCTTCTCTAAAAGCTCTGCCCTCATCAGTCACCAAAGAATCCATACAGGGGAGAAACCATATGAATGTGCCGAATGTGGGAAAAGCTTCAGTAAGAGCTCCACCCTGGCCAACCACCAGCGAACCCATACGGGGGAGAAGCCGTACAAGTGCGTGGACTGTGGGAAGTGCTTCAGCGAGCGCTCCAAGCTCATCACACACCAGAGAGTGCACACGGgggagaagccctacaaatgccTCGAGTGTGGAAAATTCTTCCGTGACCGTTCTAACCTCATTACTCACCAGAGGATTCACACGGGAGAGAAGCCGTACAAGTGCAGAGAGTGTGGGAAGTGCTTTAACCAGAGCTCCAGTCTTATTATTCACCAGAGAATCCACACTGGggagaaaccctacaagtgtgCGGAGTGCGGCAAAAACTTCAACAACAGCTCCCACTTTAGCGCCCACCGGCGAACCCACATGGGAGGGAAAGCATCGTAG